In Streptomyces violaceusniger Tu 4113, one DNA window encodes the following:
- a CDS encoding TetR/AcrR family transcriptional regulator, producing the protein MTAAPNSSLRERKKRRTRQALIDTALELFTRRGFGGVTLDELCEEVEVSKRTFFRTFTSKEDVAMAPDQDLWRAFLEELETADPGTLPVVELGRDALLAALERMDDEGWARRMLLSRRLAERTPSMGAHGLQFCEATTQEALEILHRRFGLGGPGDLRPRLAVDMLIAAFRGALASWVARADEAGRTEPPTAEELAARLREAVAALPGSLALTTSR; encoded by the coding sequence GTGACTGCCGCTCCCAACTCCTCGCTGCGCGAACGCAAGAAGCGGCGCACCCGTCAGGCGCTGATAGACACCGCGCTGGAGCTGTTCACCCGGCGCGGCTTCGGCGGAGTGACGCTGGATGAGCTGTGCGAGGAGGTGGAGGTCTCCAAGCGCACCTTCTTCCGCACCTTCACCAGCAAGGAAGATGTCGCGATGGCCCCCGACCAGGACCTGTGGCGGGCCTTCCTGGAGGAGCTGGAGACCGCGGACCCGGGCACGCTGCCCGTGGTGGAGCTGGGACGGGACGCGCTGCTGGCCGCGCTGGAGCGGATGGACGACGAGGGCTGGGCCCGGCGGATGCTGCTCAGCCGGCGGCTGGCCGAGCGGACCCCCTCGATGGGCGCCCACGGTCTGCAGTTCTGCGAGGCCACCACGCAGGAGGCGCTGGAGATCCTGCACCGCCGGTTCGGCCTCGGGGGGCCGGGCGACCTGCGGCCGCGGCTGGCCGTGGACATGCTGATCGCCGCGTTCCGCGGGGCGCTGGCGAGCTGGGTGGCGCGGGCGGACGAGGCGGGCCGTACCGAGCCGCCCACCGCCGAGGAGCTGGCCGCCCGCCTCCGCGAGGCCGTCGCCGCCCTCCCCGGCAGCCTCGCCCTGACCACGTCCCGGTGA
- a CDS encoding zinc-binding dehydrogenase: MRALLVDHSAPSGLRLGEAADPEPAPHQALVRVTATSLNYGEVAHRTEAPEGTVLGWDAAGVVERAAADGSGPAAGTPVVTLGADGGWAELRAVDTTMLGVPPTGADPGAISTIPVAGGSALRALRRIGDTLGRRILVTGATGGVGRYALQLARLGGAHVIASTGDPAAHGDGLRTLGAHQVVTDPTEIDEPVHGVVDNVGGPQLVAAYDKLAAHGTLVSVGHVTGQPETFPFGALYGNDGRHDRSIVTFYLLDGADIGPDLGWLAERVATGDLDPGISWRGGWDRAEEAVAALLERRLHGKAVLDIG, translated from the coding sequence ATGCGCGCTCTGCTCGTTGACCACTCCGCCCCCTCCGGCCTCCGCCTCGGCGAGGCCGCCGACCCCGAACCCGCCCCCCACCAGGCGCTGGTCCGGGTGACCGCCACCTCCCTCAACTACGGCGAGGTCGCCCACCGGACCGAGGCCCCCGAGGGCACCGTGCTGGGCTGGGACGCCGCCGGGGTGGTCGAGCGCGCCGCCGCCGACGGCTCCGGACCGGCCGCCGGAACCCCCGTCGTCACCCTGGGCGCGGACGGCGGCTGGGCGGAGCTGCGCGCGGTGGACACCACCATGCTCGGCGTCCCGCCCACCGGTGCCGACCCCGGCGCGATCAGCACCATCCCGGTCGCGGGCGGCAGCGCCCTGCGCGCCCTGCGCCGGATCGGCGACACCCTCGGCCGCCGCATCCTGGTCACGGGCGCCACCGGCGGCGTCGGCCGCTACGCCCTCCAGCTCGCCCGGCTCGGCGGCGCCCATGTCATCGCCTCCACCGGCGACCCGGCCGCCCACGGCGACGGCCTGCGGACACTGGGCGCCCACCAAGTGGTCACGGACCCGACGGAGATCGACGAGCCGGTGCACGGAGTGGTCGACAACGTTGGCGGACCGCAGTTGGTGGCGGCGTACGACAAACTCGCCGCACACGGCACCCTGGTCTCCGTCGGCCATGTCACGGGCCAGCCCGAGACCTTCCCCTTCGGCGCCCTCTACGGAAACGACGGCCGCCACGACCGCTCGATCGTCACCTTCTACCTGCTGGACGGCGCCGATATCGGCCCCGACCTCGGCTGGCTCGCGGAGCGCGTCGCGACGGGCGACCTCGACCCCGGTATCTCCTGGCGCGGCGGCTGGGACCGGGCCGAGGAGGCCGTCGCCGCCCTGCTGGAGCGCCGCCTCCACGGCAAGGCGGTCCTGGACATCGGCTGA